The genomic stretch AAGGCATCATATTTGTTTTAACTTTCTACAACTCTTCAAGACCATATCAATGGCTCCTTGAAGATAAAGATACTGCATCAGTTTTCTTCCTGTTTGACTTGTTTCCAGAAGTATGCTCTTTTACTGGATCCATTTGCATGGCTTGTTTCAAGCACTCGACGACTTGGCTCATTGATGGACGCTCCTTAGGATTCTTGACGAGGCAACTGTTGGCCAGCTTAGCTATTTTGCGTGCAGCTTCGAGAGAATACTCGCTTCTCAATCTCGGATCCATGATCATGGTAAACTTCCTGGCTTCTACAGGGAATTGCCTCACCCAATCCAAAAGTTTCTGTTCATTTGTTGGTCGATTTCTATCCAACGAATGCCTGCCTGTAAGGATTTCATAGAGAACCACCCCAAAACTCCAAACATCACTCTTAATTGTGAGATGCCCCGTCTCTATGTAGTCTGGAGCTGCATACCCATATGTTCCTACTACCTGTCAACTCCATTAAATAACAAAAGCATGAATTCTACTCGGATACCACTTTTAACAAAGCAAAATTGTTATCGAGAATATGCATTATGTAATATATCATAGCAATTGAATTGACGTAAGCAGTTGCACCGGCCAACTAGAGCCAGTGTCAAAAGGCGGAAATCAGAAATTGTGTCAGTCAGTATCCATGGAGGTCAACGTTTATACCACAAGAATCTAGTTTTCGGATGAATTACTCAGATCTTGGTAATTGTGATGCTGTAAAATCTAGAATAAACTATGCCAATAACTATTATATACTAAAAAGAAAACGACAGATAGATCGACGAGAATATATCATAGCATTTGTATTGATCTAAGCAATTCACTTTGATGAGAAAAGCATGAATTCTACTCTGTTGTAATAAAGGCATGTGTTATAACAAAACAAAAAATGTTATAAGAGTGTGCATTATGCAATGTATCATAGCAATTGTGCGCCGGCCAAGTAGAGCCTGACCAAGAGACTGAACGCAGATGGTGATTATGACACTATATCTGGAATAAGCTATGTCCTAATTGTTtcataataaaaaggaaaaaaagatagaTTGGAAAGAACATATCATAGCAATTATATTGGCATAAACAGCCATGCCAGCCACATAGAGTCCATGCCAAAGACTGAAAACTAGAGACTGTGGCAGTTGAGGCTCATGTTTAGACCTAAACAGCTAGTTGTCAGATGAATTACTAAGGTCTTAATAACTATAACACAGTAAAATCTAGAATAAGCTATGTTCTAACAATATGTCTGAAGTTCTATGTAATTGGAGTAGTAAGGCAGATAATTGAGTAGTGTATGCAATGTAGGCATACCGCTGTCGTAACATGAGTGTGCCCAGCTGTAGGTCCTTCTCTTGCTAAGCCAAAGTCCGACAGTTTTGGATTGAACTCCTTGTCCAATAACACATTTGATGCTTTAAAATCGCGATATATAACCTGCCAAAATAGGTGGAATATAACTAGAAGCTCGAAATCAGTAATCCATAATTACATTTCTCGAAAAGCAAACGCAAAATGAATTAGGCAAGCGGTAATAAGAATGCAGAGAAGAAGTTTGAGCACAGCAACAATAACAATTTTCATTGTCTTTActaattacctcaagaaagtaaCTATATCATGTCATACCTTATGTATTAGAATTTTAAATGTAATTTACTAAGTTAACCATGAATTTAGGCATACTTTCTTGATACTTTCTTTTCCTAAAAGGAGATATATCAATGAACTATGAAATGGCTTTATGAGATTTAACTGATTGTCTCGATCATGaaatatcattgagaaataggaatccgTGTTATCAAAGAATTTCCtgcaattattttattattgaatgaatcaatcattcactttgattttttttttaaatgataaaatctgatttcaatTGCAAAATATACAAAGTAATTGTCACCATTACTATCCCTAACCAAAAAGGTGTCATCAGATATTGAAATCCAGATATACTTTTCTTTCCCTTGGGGTTACTAAGTAGAATGGAGATGCATAAAGAATGAAATCTAGCTGGTTAAACTATCCCAGTTGAATCTATATCTGATACGGATTGCAACATATTTATGTGTTTTCAGAAGTCAAAAACTTACAGGACACCAAATTTCAGACCAAAGAATAAACTGAAAGTGGAACCATCACTTGTTGGCACGTCTTATTGATCAGGGCAGTGGTTGTTCATCCAAGGACTCGGATATGAAAAAACAAATTACCTAATACATTACATTCGAATCAAAATCAAACCAACAAACTATACAATCATTTGCTAGGACTAgctgaaaagaaaacaaaaggttTGAAATAAAAGGTATGGATCACAACCATAAGCTGTAGTTTATGTTATTCTCAAAGCTAATTGCTGTTTAAAATAGCAACAAAATTGGATACATTTGTATATCAGGATGAGAGCAGGAAACAAGGGATGAAAGTAGCAAATATTCTAAAAGGGTTAGGAAAAACCTGCACATCTAACCCCTCATGCAAATATGCCAATCCTTGTGCCACACCCAAAGCTATGTGGAGTCTCAAATTCCAGGGAAGCGCAGGATAAGCCCTGTTAAATAGATGATCTTCCAAACTCTTGTTAGGCATAAATTCATACACCAATAATCTCTCAATCCCTCTTTCACCatctttggcacaatatccaaGAAGTTTCACAAGATTTTGGTGCTCAACAACTCCAAGAAATTGTACTTCTACTAACCATTGCTTGTGACCCTAAGTGGCAAAAAAATGTTAACAATGGTTGATCATTCAAGGAAGCAAAGACATCTAAAAATATGTCGATGTTTGAAAATTGTAAGAAAAAAAGATAACTAATAGACAAGATTTATTGCAAATCAGGATTAGATAGATGACAATAATGGCATTTCCCAAGTTTAATAGATGCAATGTTAATGATCCAACATGTATCAACAAATATTGATAATCAGCAGTGTAACTCTCTCCCTTAAATCTTC from Musa acuminata AAA Group cultivar baxijiao chromosome BXJ1-3, Cavendish_Baxijiao_AAA, whole genome shotgun sequence encodes the following:
- the LOC103973559 gene encoding probable serine/threonine-protein kinase PBL19 yields the protein MACFGWFRKKAKGAQERNSGPAVTALSSSSASRSDGSAAGKQNPSRSTGPSASQRSIPALYEERAHNLRVFEYDELRAATDNFSRMNKIGEGGFGGVYKGYIIPPDGEEGRTLVAIKKLNQRGLQGHKQWLVEVQFLGVVEHQNLVKLLGYCAKDGERGIERLLVYEFMPNKSLEDHLFNRAYPALPWNLRLHIALGVAQGLAYLHEGLDVQVIYRDFKASNVLLDKEFNPKLSDFGLAREGPTAGHTHVTTAVVGTYGYAAPDYIETGHLTIKSDVWSFGVVLYEILTGRHSLDRNRPTNEQKLLDWVRQFPVEARKFTMIMDPRLRSEYSLEAARKIAKLANSCLVKNPKERPSMSQVVECLKQAMQMDPVKEHTSGNKSNRKKTDAVSLSSRSH